The nucleotide sequence AATCGCCGATACCGCCCGCCGCGATGACAGGAACATCGACGGCGTCGACGACCTGCGGCACGAGCGCCATCGTCGTGATCTCGCCGACGTGACCGCCCGACTCCGTACCCTCGGCAATGAGCGCGTCGACGCCCGTCCGCACGAGGCGCTTGGCAAGCGCGACGGAAGCGACGACGGGGATGACCTTGCTGCCGATCTCCTTGAGCGCCGGAATGTACTCGCCGGGATTTCCCGCTCCCGTCGTCACGACGGGCACGCGCTCGTCGACAACGACCTGCATGACTTCCTTGACGAAGGGCGACATGAGCATGATATTGACGCCGAACGGCTTCTCTGTCCAGCCCTTGCACTTTTGAATCTCCGCGCGCAGGACGTCGGGCGGCATGTGTCCGGCGCCGATGATGCCAAGCCCTCCGGCGTTCGAGACGGCAGAAGCAAGCTCCGCCGTGCCGATCCAAGCCATGCCTCCCTGGAAGATTGGATACTTTATCCGCAGCATCTGACAAATACGATTTTCTTCAAACATCCCTTATCCTCCTATACACCCATCTCACGACCGGACGGCTTCTGCGGCCGGCTCTTCCCCGTTCGCCGCAGGACACTTCCCACTGTCGTCCAAGGCCGCTTCGCGTGCCAGATTTTCCTTGATATGCGCGAGGACGTCGCTCTCCACGTAGTCCTTGGCGACGCGTATGGCGCTCGCGATGGACTTCGCGTTGGACGAACCATGCGCGATGAGGCAGCAACCGCGCACACCAAGAAGGGGAGCGCCGCCGTATTCCGACACGTCAATCGTCTTGCCGAGCTTCTTCAGCGCCGGCAGCAACAGGAACGCGCCGAGCCTCGCGAGAATCCCGCCGTTCTTCACGGCGTCCTTCGCGAGACGCACGAGCGTCTTCGCCAACCCCTCCGCAAATTTTAACACAACATTGCCGACAAATCCATCACAAACGACGACATCGAAATTTCCCTTGGGAATGTCGCGCCCTTCCGCATTGCCGCAGAAGTTCACCGTCGTCATGGACTTCAACAGCGGGTACGTCGCCTGCGCCTGCTCGTTGCCCTTCGTCTCTTCCTCGCCGATGTTCAAAAGACCGACGCGCGGCTTCTTTATGCCGAAGACATGCTCGGCATAAAGCGCGCCCATGATGGCACCCTGCACGAGATGCTTGGGCTTGCTGTCGACGTTCGCTCCCGAATCGAGGAGGAGCGTCACACCCTTGGGCGTCGGCATCGGCGTCGCGATCGTCGGCCGATCGGCGCCCGCAATGCGGCCGAGGATGAACTGCGCCGCCGCCACCGCACCGCCCGTCGAGCCGGCGGAGAGCACGGCGTCGCAGGCGCCTTCCTTGACGAGCCGCGTCGCGACGACGACGGAGGAATCCTTCTTTCTGCGCACGGCAGTGACGGGGTGCTCGCCCATCTCTATGACCTCGCTCGCGTGCAGCACAGAAATGCCTAAGCTCTGCCAGCCTTCCTCTTTGGCAAGGACCCGCACGATCTTCTTCTCATCCCCGACGAGAACGATCTCGCAGCCATATTCCTTCGCAGCCCGAACTGCACCGAAGACGATCTGCTCCGGCGCATAATCCCCGCCCATGGCATCCACTGCAATCTTCACGAACGATCTTTCCTCCCCAGACACATGCCTCATTCTAGTATCTTCGCTGTCTTTGCGATAATTCCTTTTAGGAATATAAAATAAAAGAATGAGCAGGACATAATCGCTTACATCCTGCTCACCCCTAATTTCTTACTCGTCCGCAGCAACGACTTCTCTGCCATCGTAGTAACCGCACTCGGGGCAAACACGATGGGGCATCTTCGGCTCATGACATTGCGGGCACGAAACGAAGCCGGGAGCCGTGAGCTTCCAATTCGCACGGCGCGAATCACGGCGGGCTTTCGACATCTTACGCTTAGGTACTGCCATTCGGGAAACACCTCCTTACTGTGTGCATCAAATCTTCTGCTTCTTCAAAAGCTGCTCCAAAGCCGCAAGCCTCGGATCGGGCACGGCACGGTCACAGCCGCACTCACCCGCATTGAGGTTTGCACCACATTTCGGGCAAAGCCCGAGACAATCCGGCCGACAAACATTGTGAATCGGCTGAGCAGCAAGAAGCGTATCCCGAATCAGCGGCGAAATGTCCATCTTGTCGTCAACGATAGAAAGACCGCTTTCGTCGTCCGTTCGTCGGACTTCTTCATCAAACGCATAGCTCTCCTCAGCGGAGAAATGCTCAAGGCATCGATCGCAGACGGCTTTTCTTTCGCAGCGCACGCAGCCTGTGAGCCGGTAGGCCTCGCCCGTGTAGAGAATTTCGCCCGTGACCTCGACAGGCCCTTCTATGCGGCAATCCTCCGGCTCGGCGTCAAGCTCTTCTGCCGTCGTGACAAACGAAAAAGAAACGCCCCTGCCCATCGCGGCGTTTGCATCAGCAATACAAACCATCATCATTCTGCATCGACCTCAAGGTATTATAGCAAGGCGTATTTTATTTGTCAAGAAAATGCAGAGAGACCTTCCGCTTTCTCACGCCTGCGGATTCCTGGCATTCATTCTTCCTCGATCTCGCGGCTCGTCAGCAGATACTCAGCCTTGATGTCCGTGCGCAGGTTGAGATCCATGAACTCGCCGTCCATCGTCTGCACGACGGGAAGCGACGCGAGGCGCGACTCGTCGATGTAGATGATCTTGCCCGCTTCGCCGTTCGAAAGCTTGACCCAGTTTCCGTTCAAGGAATGGCAGACGCGGCGGATGAAGCGAAAACCGAAGTCCGTATCGAGCCGCCCATTCATGATGTCGTCCGCTAGGATATTAAACACTTCAAAGGGCGAGCGCTTCTTCGCGTAGGAGCGATCCGACGCCATCGCATCGTACATGTCCATGATGGCGAGGATGCGTGCGAATTCTCCGATCTCTTCCTTGACAAGACCTCTCGGATAGCCCGAACCGTCGCCTCTCTCATGATATTGCAGCACGGCCTCGGCGATCTCCTTGTCCTCGCCCAAGCCGCCCGCCATGATCAGCTCATGTCCGAACTTCGGATGTTCCTGCATGATCTTGCGCTCATCGGGCGTCAAGAAGCCTTCCTTATCGAGCATCGCCTGCTCTATGCGCAAGTTGCCGATAAGGATGAGAAATCCCGCCGTAATCAGGCGCAGCTGATCTTTCTGCGGCATCTTGAGCCACTTGCCCATAAGACCTGCCAAGATGGCGACATGAAGGCTGTGATGGATCGTGTACTCGCCTTTGAGTGTCATGTTGTGGATGTGCGCGACAGCCTTCGCACCCGAGCAGAGCGGCAGGATATTCTGCGCCAAGACTTCCGCCGAATCCTTGTCGACAGAACCGTGCGCCTTTGTGACTTCAAAGAGGGCTTTCAGCTCGATGAAGCACTCGCCATAATCCCTGACATATCCTTCGTCGAGAATCGGCTCCTTCAGCGGAACGGTTTTCGCCGCTGTCCCCTGCGCTCTCTGTGGCATGGAGGCCGAAACTTCTTCCCCGCCCTCTTCCCGAATTTCCACGGAGACGATGTTCCTCTCGGACAAGGAGTCGATCATCTGCTGATTGAGCACCGTGCCTTCTCCCAGGAGGATGGACATATCTTCCTTATATACTGCCTGTCCGACGACCATGCCTTCCTTGAGCTGGTCTACCGCATACTTCTTCAGCATTCCGCCTGCACTCCTTCGTTTGAAAACCAATTCTTACATCCCTAGGTGCACAGTCCCAATTATAACATAAAAATTTTTCTAATGCTACAAATCCTTCATGGATTATGAAGAACTTCCTTGTGCGGGCTTCCTTAATATGATTCATTTGCAGCCGCCTATGCAATCTGCTATGATGAGAGCATAAACATCGTTCCTGCAGACGAAGGAGGCCATTCTCCATGAAGACGCGAACAAAACTCCTGCTCTTCTCTCTCGTGTTGCTCGCAGCGGGAAGCGGCGCGTACCTCTATCATGTGCACGAATCCGCCGTACAGCACGAGCGTGCAGCGCACCTCAGGCTCTCGGGCAACGTCGACATCCGCGAAGTCACGCTCGCCTTCCGTCCGAGCGAACGCCTCTCTGAAATCCTCGTGGACGAAGGTGATTCCGTCGAAGAAGGTCAGCTTCTCGCACGGCTCGACTCGGCGGAACTTGCACTGAACCTGCAAAAAGCAAAGGCACAGACCAAAGCACAGGAAGCCGTCTTGGAGAAGCTGAAAAACGGCACGCGCAGTGAAGAGATCCTCCATGCACAGGAAAACGTGTGCGCCGCAGCGGCCGCTTCCGCCAACGCCAGGGGCATCTACGCACGCATGCTGGAAATCTACGAGACAAGCGAGGGCATCAGCCTGCAGGAGCTCGACAACGCACGTGCCGCAGCCGAGTCCGCCGAAGCGAAGACGAGAGCCGCCGAAGCCGCGCTCGAAGAAGCGCGTACAGGCGCACGAGGCGAGGACATCCTACAGGCGGAAGCGACGCTTGCCGCACTCCGCGCGGAAGAGGAGCGCCTCGCCCACCTGCTCACGCAGTACGAGCTTCGTGCGCCGTCGGCGGGCGTCATCCGCTCGCGCCTCCTCGAAGTCGGCGACATGGCTTCGCCCGCCATGCCTGTCTTCAAGCTCTCCCTCATCGAGCGCAAGCAGGTGCGCGTCTATGTATCGGAAGCCGATCTCAGCCGCATCCACGAAGGACAAAAGGCGCTCATCACGACGACGAGCGAAGCCGACAAGCCGCTCACCGGGACGGTCGGCTTCATTGCCTCAACGGCGGAGTTCACGCCCAAGACGGTCGAGACCGAGGATCTTCGGACATCCCTCGTCTACGAAATGCGCATTTCGGTCGACGATCCCGACAACCGCCTGCGCCTCGGCATGCCCGTGAATGCGCGGATAGACCTATGAAAGGCAAAAACGCGCCCGCTGTAGAGGCCACGGCACTTGTCAAGACTTTCACACCGAAGGACGCCCACACCGTCACGGCGCTCAGAGGTCTTGACTTCTCGGTGTCCGCAGGCGAGCTTACGGCGCTCGTCGGCCCGGACGGCGCGGGCAAGACGACACTGCTGCGGCTCATCGCGGGGCTGCTCGACAAGACGGCGGGCGATCTCCTCGTCCTCGGACACGATGTCGCGAAAGAGCCGCAGAAGGTGCAGAGCCGCCTCAGCTACATGCCGCAGAAGTTCGGTCTCTACGAAGATCTGACCGTCGAGGAAAACATGCTGCTCTACGCCGATCTGCACGGCATAGCGCAAGAGGAGCGGCACACGCGCTTCCCGCGCCTCCTGCACATGACGGGACTCGCGCCATTCACCCGGCGGCTCGCGGGCAATCTTTCGGGCGGCATGAAGCAGAAGCTCGGACTCCTCTGCACCCTCGTGCGCTCGCCCGACCTCCTGCTGCTCGACGAGCCGACCGCCGGCGTCGACCCTTTGTCGAGGCGCGAACTGTGGGAAATCCTCCAAGAGCAGGCGAGAGAAGCCGGCCTTTCCGTGCTCTGCGCGACCGCCTACATGTCGGAGGCGGCTCTTTGTCAGAAGGTCATTCTCCTCGATCGCGGGCGCATCCTCGCCGTCGGGACTCCCGACGAGGTGCGCCGCCCCCTGCACAGCATATTCGGCACATCGCCTGCAAGCGCGGCACAGGCGCAGTCGGAATACGCCGCTTCGGGAGAAAAGCGCTCCGCCATCATCGAGGTGCGCGACCTCGTAAAAAAATTCGGCGACTTCACAGCCGTCAACAACACCTCGTTCCAAGTCTATCAAGGAGAAGTCTTCGGTCTCCTCGGACCGAACGGCGCAGGCAAGACCACGACCTTCCGCATGCTTTGCGGACTCTTGCCCGCGACATCGGGCAAACTGCGCGTGGCGGGCGTCGACCTCGCGCGCGCACGCACGGAGGCTCGCGCACAGATCGGCTACGTCGCGCAGAAATTCTCCCTCTACCAGAACCTCACGGCACTCGAAAACCTGCGCTTCTTCGGCGGCATTTACGGGCTTCGTCCGAAGGCTCTTGCCGCACGCATCGAAGCCGTCCTCGCCGAATTCGATCTGAAAGAGCGCAAAAACGACCGCGCGGGCGATCTTCCCGGCGGCTACAAACAGCGGCTCGCCATGGCGGCGGCGCTCCTGCACGAGCCGCCGCTCCTCTTCCTCGACGAGCCGACGAGCGGCATCGACCCGCGTGCGCGCCGCCTCTTCTGGCAGAAGATCGACGCGCTTTCAAAGAGGGGCACGACGGTCATCATCACGACGCACTTCATGGAGGAAGCCGAATACTGCACGCGCATCCTCATCCAAGATCACGGCACGATGCTCGTCCTAGGCAGCCCCGCTGAGATACGCGCGCGCATGAAGATGCCCGCTGCCGACATGAACGACGTCTTCATCCGCATCGTGGAAGAAGCGCGCAGACGGGAGGAGGCAATAAGATGAATCTCCGTGCCTTTCTTCGGCGGCTCTTCGCCCTCACGCGCAAGGAATTTCAGCAGATGAAACGCGACCGAGGCAGCATCCTGCTCGGCGTCGTCCTGCCGCTCGCCCTCATCCTCATCATCGGCTACGGCCTGTCGCTCGACGTGAAAAACGTGCGCACCGCCGTCGCCCTGGAAGACAGTTCGCCCACGGCGCGCGCCGCCGTCCGTTTTCTTGACGGCAGCGACTATTTCGCCCCTGCCTACGTTCACTCGAAACAGGAAGCGGAAGCGATGATGCGGCGCGGCGAAGTCGACGCCGTCCTCATCATCCCCACGGATTTCAGCCGCAATCTCCCTCGCAGCACGGCCAGAATCGAGCTGCTGCTAAACGGCATCGAGGCGACGACTGCCGCCTCGGCGCAGGGCTACTTCGAGTCGGTCGTGCTGAAAAAAGCGGCAGAAAGCTCCTTGGCGAAACAAAACGTCGGGCGCGCTGAAATCGTCAGCCGCGTCTGGTTCAACGACGCCAACACGAGCACATGGTTTTTCGTTCCAGGCCTCTTGATGCTCGTCCTGACCATCGTCGGCGTCTTCCTCACCTCCGTCGTCATGGCGCGCGAATGGGAGCGCGGCACGTTCGAATCGCTCTTCGTCACGCCCGTGCAGCGCCTCGAACTCATTCTCGCCAAGATGATTCCCTACTTCCTCGTCGCCATGACGGGCATGATCCTGTGCCTTATCACCGGACACCTGCTCTACGAGCTTCCCATGCGCGGCTCCCTCATCTTGATTCTCGGCACGACGATGCTTTACCTCGTCATGGCACTCGGTCTCGGACTCGTGATTTCCGCCATGACGAAGAATCAATTTCTCGCATGCCAGATGGCGCTTCTTCTAAGTTTCCTGCCCACGATCATGCTGTCGGGCTTCCTCTACGATCTGCATACGGCACCGCTCGGCATCCGCATCATCAGCCGTTTCCTGCCCATGCCCTACTTCCTGCAAATGTTGAAGTCCCTGCTGCTCACGGGAAATTATTGGCCGCTCATCATCAAAAACACAGTCGCGCTTGCGGGCTTTGCCGCACTCTTCGTCGGCGCTGCCTTTCATCTGACGCGAAAGAAGGTGGGAGAATGAACATGCAGCGCATCCGCATCTTCTTCACACATCTCTACTACCTCGGGCACAAGGAACTCCTGGCCATTTTGAAAGATCCGCGCATGCGCATTGCACTCATCATGCCCGTCTTCACCCAGGGGCTGCTCTTCGGCTACGTCGCCAACTACAATCTCGACTCCGTACCCTACGCCGTCGTCGACGCATCGAGAAGCGAAGCCTCGCAGAGCCTGATCGCGCACTTCGACGGCTCGCCCGCATTTTCGCGCACGGCGACACTTGCCGTCCCTGCCGAGATTGAGCCTTTGATCAACTCCGAGACCATTCTCATGGCACTCATCATCCCCGCAGACTTTGAAGCGCGTCTCGCACGCGGCGAAACCGCCCCCGTCGAGGTCATCACCGACGGCCGCAACGCGCTCACATCGACGCTCGCCACAGGCTATGCAGCAGCCATCATCGCGCGCTGGAACGCAGAGAGACTGCATGCCGCGCCCGCCATCACATTGACGAGTCGCACATGGTATAACGAGAACCAGATCACGCGCTGGACCTTCCTGCCGAGCATCATCGCCATGATCTCCTTCGTGCAAGTCATCATGCTCGCCGGACTCTCCATCGCCCGAGAGCGCGAACAGGGCACCTTCGATCAGCTTCTCGTCACGCCGCTCGCCCCCGTGGAGATCCTCATCGGCAAGGCGCTTCCGCCCATGCTCATCGGACTTGTGCAGAGCACGCTTCTCCTGCTCATTTCCCTCTTTTGGTTCGAGATTCCGTTTGCCGGCTCCTTCCTTACGCTCTATCTGACGCTCTTCCTCTTCATCCTCAGCTCAACGGGCATCGGGCTGTGCGTCTCCGCCATCGCACGCAGCATGCAGCAAGTCCTCGTCTACCTCTTCGTCCTCCTGCTGCCGCTCGCCCTTCTCTCAGGGATCGCAACGCCCGTCGCCAACATGCCGCGCATCCTGCAGATCCTCACCTACATCGACCCTCTGCGCTTCGCTGTCGAGGCCGTGCGGCGCGTCTACCTAGAAGGCGCCGTCGCCGCCGACCTCATCGGCGACTACATCCCCCTGTTCCTCATCGCCGCCTTCACGCTGCCCCTCGCCATGCGGCTCTTTCGCAGCCGCGCAATATAAAGCGGAAAAATGCAAAACGCGCCCCGAGTTCCCGACTCAGGGCGCGTTCTCGTATCAATCACTGTTCGCATGCGCGGCTGCACGAAGATATTCGAGCTTGCCTGCGTCCCTTTTGTTTACGGCAGAGCCAAACTTCGACGACGGCATATAGTATTCGTCCGTATCCTTCTTATAGCGGAACACGACGGTATGCTGCGGCTCTACCGTCATCGCACCGTCGCTGCTGTTCCACCAAACAGAAAACGAGAGGAACGCGAAGTCTTCGTAGTCCTCGCCCTCGCTCATGATATAGGCTGAACTTACATCCGCCACCGATTTCACATGAGAGCCGCAGTCCCATACGATGAAGTTGGGATCGCCGTCGTAGCTGTAGATGCCTGGAGCTACATCACCTTCGGGCACGCCCGCATAAGCTGCCGGCACGGAGATGAATGCCGCAAGGCAAAATGTAAAAACGGCGGCAAAAACTTTCCTGCTGAGATTCAGATTCATACAAATCCCACCTTTTCCCGAAGAACCTTACAAAATAAACTGACTCAAATCGCGGTTGACGGCGATGTCCTTGAGCTTCTTGTCGACGTAGGCGGCATCGACGCGGACTTCCTTTTCTTCCATCTCGGGAGCGTCGAAGGAGAGATCCTCCAAGAGCTTTTCCAAGATCGTATGCAGGCGGCGCGCGCCGATGTTCTCGGTCTGGGCGTTGACGTCGCAGGCGATCTGCGCGAGGCGCTCGATGGCGTCGTCCGCAAAGTCGAGCGCGATCCCCTCGGTCGCAAGAAGCGCCTTGTACTGCTTCAAAAGAGCGTTCTGCGGCTCGGTCAGGATGCGCTGGAAGTCTTCTTTCTGCAGCGACTTCAGCTCGACGCGAATCGGGAAGCGTCCCTGCAGCTCCGGAATGAGATCGGACGGCTTCGCCGTGTGGAAGGCGCCCGCCGCGATGAAGAGGATGTGGTCGGTCTTTACAGGGCCGTACTTCGTCATGACAGTCGAGCCTTCGACAATCGGCAGGATGTCGCGCTGCACGCCTTCACGCGAAACGTCGGGGCCTGAGCCCTGCCCCTTGACGGCGACCTTGTCGATCTCGTCGAGGAAAACGATGCCGCTCTTCTCCGCTGCGCGAATGGCGGCGTCCTTGACCTCCTCCATATCGACGAGCTTCGCGGCCTCTTCCTGTTGAAAGAGCTTTCGTGCCGCCGCCACGGAGACCTTGCGCTTCTTCTGCTTCTTCGGCATGAGGTTCGCCATCATGTCCTGCAGATTGTCGCCCATGCTCTCAAGGCTTGAGCCTGCGAACATGCCAACCATCGGCTTGCCCGAGTCCTCGATCTCGATCTCGATGACTTCTTTTTCCAGCTCGCCTTTCAGCAGGCGCTTTCTGACCCACTCGCGTCCCGCCGCATACTTCGGCTCCTTATTTTCCTCCGACGATTCCTTTTCCTCATCGTCAGATCCGCCGAAGAGCTTGCCCAAGGGGTTCTGCGACTTCTTCGGCTGCGGCACGAATACGTCGAGGATGCGCTCCTCGGCAAGCTCGGCTGCCCTTTCCTGCACCTTTTCCATGCGCTCCTGGCGCACCATGCGCACCGCCGTCTCGGCGAGGTCGCGCACGATGGACTCGACATCGCGCCCCACATAGCCGACTTCCGTGAACTTCGTCGCCTCGACCTTGATGAACGGCGCCTTGACGAGTCTCGCCAGACGACGCGCGATCTCGGTCTTGCCGACGCCCGTCGAGCCGATCATCAGGATGTTTTTCGGTATGACATCGTCCTGCATGGCGACGTCAAGCTGTCGACTGCGCCAGCGGTTTCTGAGCGCGATGGCGACGGCTCGCTTCGCTTCCTTCTGCCCGACGATGTAGCGGTCAAGTTCCTCGACGATCTGGCGCGGCGTCTGCTCGTTCAGCATGCTCTCTTCCATTTCGACCTTTTCCTGCAAGTCAATCCAGCTCCTCTACCTTGATGTTGTGATTCGTAAAGACGCATATATCGGCGGCGAGCGTCAAGGCTTCCTTGGCGATTTCCGCCGCTTCCATCTCCGTGTGCTTGACGAGGGCGCGCGCTGCCGCGAGCGCGTAGAAGCCGCCCGAGCCGATCGCCGCGACGTCGCCGTCCGGCTCAATGACCTCGCCGCCGCCCGAGATCATCAAAAGCGTCTCGGCATCGGCGACGAGAAGCAGCGCTTCGAGCTTTCGGAGCACGCGATCCGTGCGCCACTCCTTGGCAAGCTCGACGGAAGCGCGCATCAGATTGCCGTTGAATTCCTCCAGTTTCGCCTCGAACTTCTCGAAGAGCGTGAAGGCGTCGGCGACCGAGCCGGCGAAGCCCGCGACGACCTTGCCGTGGTAAAGGCGGCGCACCTTGCGCGCCGTCGATTTCATGATGGCGCTCTGTCCGAACGTGACCTGCCC is from Selenomonas sputigena ATCC 35185 and encodes:
- the fabK gene encoding enoyl-[acyl-carrier-protein] reductase FabK, encoding MFEENRICQMLRIKYPIFQGGMAWIGTAELASAVSNAGGLGIIGAGHMPPDVLRAEIQKCKGWTEKPFGVNIMLMSPFVKEVMQVVVDERVPVVTTGAGNPGEYIPALKEIGSKVIPVVASVALAKRLVRTGVDALIAEGTESGGHVGEITTMALVPQVVDAVDVPVIAAGGIGDSRGMAAAFALGAWGVQMGTRFVLSKECIAHENYKKFVLKARDRSTVVTGRSTGHPVRVLANKLTREFEEMERSGASTEELDKLGAGKLNLATHKGDVENGSVMIGQISGMLDDILPVADIIHNIVEGLPGAVSGAEAHCK
- the plsX gene encoding phosphate acyltransferase PlsX, encoding MKIAVDAMGGDYAPEQIVFGAVRAAKEYGCEIVLVGDEKKIVRVLAKEEGWQSLGISVLHASEVIEMGEHPVTAVRRKKDSSVVVATRLVKEGACDAVLSAGSTGGAVAAAQFILGRIAGADRPTIATPMPTPKGVTLLLDSGANVDSKPKHLVQGAIMGALYAEHVFGIKKPRVGLLNIGEEETKGNEQAQATYPLLKSMTTVNFCGNAEGRDIPKGNFDVVVCDGFVGNVVLKFAEGLAKTLVRLAKDAVKNGGILARLGAFLLLPALKKLGKTIDVSEYGGAPLLGVRGCCLIAHGSSNAKSIASAIRVAKDYVESDVLAHIKENLAREAALDDSGKCPAANGEEPAAEAVRS
- the rpmF gene encoding 50S ribosomal protein L32 gives rise to the protein MAVPKRKMSKARRDSRRANWKLTAPGFVSCPQCHEPKMPHRVCPECGYYDGREVVAADE
- a CDS encoding YceD family protein — its product is MMMVCIADANAAMGRGVSFSFVTTAEELDAEPEDCRIEGPVEVTGEILYTGEAYRLTGCVRCERKAVCDRCLEHFSAEESYAFDEEVRRTDDESGLSIVDDKMDISPLIRDTLLAAQPIHNVCRPDCLGLCPKCGANLNAGECGCDRAVPDPRLAALEQLLKKQKI
- a CDS encoding HD-GYP domain-containing protein is translated as MLKKYAVDQLKEGMVVGQAVYKEDMSILLGEGTVLNQQMIDSLSERNIVSVEIREEGGEEVSASMPQRAQGTAAKTVPLKEPILDEGYVRDYGECFIELKALFEVTKAHGSVDKDSAEVLAQNILPLCSGAKAVAHIHNMTLKGEYTIHHSLHVAILAGLMGKWLKMPQKDQLRLITAGFLILIGNLRIEQAMLDKEGFLTPDERKIMQEHPKFGHELIMAGGLGEDKEIAEAVLQYHERGDGSGYPRGLVKEEIGEFARILAIMDMYDAMASDRSYAKKRSPFEVFNILADDIMNGRLDTDFGFRFIRRVCHSLNGNWVKLSNGEAGKIIYIDESRLASLPVVQTMDGEFMDLNLRTDIKAEYLLTSREIEEE
- a CDS encoding HlyD family efflux transporter periplasmic adaptor subunit, coding for MKTRTKLLLFSLVLLAAGSGAYLYHVHESAVQHERAAHLRLSGNVDIREVTLAFRPSERLSEILVDEGDSVEEGQLLARLDSAELALNLQKAKAQTKAQEAVLEKLKNGTRSEEILHAQENVCAAAAASANARGIYARMLEIYETSEGISLQELDNARAAAESAEAKTRAAEAALEEARTGARGEDILQAEATLAALRAEEERLAHLLTQYELRAPSAGVIRSRLLEVGDMASPAMPVFKLSLIERKQVRVYVSEADLSRIHEGQKALITTTSEADKPLTGTVGFIASTAEFTPKTVETEDLRTSLVYEMRISVDDPDNRLRLGMPVNARIDL
- a CDS encoding ATP-binding cassette domain-containing protein; the protein is MKGKNAPAVEATALVKTFTPKDAHTVTALRGLDFSVSAGELTALVGPDGAGKTTLLRLIAGLLDKTAGDLLVLGHDVAKEPQKVQSRLSYMPQKFGLYEDLTVEENMLLYADLHGIAQEERHTRFPRLLHMTGLAPFTRRLAGNLSGGMKQKLGLLCTLVRSPDLLLLDEPTAGVDPLSRRELWEILQEQAREAGLSVLCATAYMSEAALCQKVILLDRGRILAVGTPDEVRRPLHSIFGTSPASAAQAQSEYAASGEKRSAIIEVRDLVKKFGDFTAVNNTSFQVYQGEVFGLLGPNGAGKTTTFRMLCGLLPATSGKLRVAGVDLARARTEARAQIGYVAQKFSLYQNLTALENLRFFGGIYGLRPKALAARIEAVLAEFDLKERKNDRAGDLPGGYKQRLAMAAALLHEPPLLFLDEPTSGIDPRARRLFWQKIDALSKRGTTVIITTHFMEEAEYCTRILIQDHGTMLVLGSPAEIRARMKMPAADMNDVFIRIVEEARRREEAIR
- a CDS encoding ABC transporter permease, with the translated sequence MNLRAFLRRLFALTRKEFQQMKRDRGSILLGVVLPLALILIIGYGLSLDVKNVRTAVALEDSSPTARAAVRFLDGSDYFAPAYVHSKQEAEAMMRRGEVDAVLIIPTDFSRNLPRSTARIELLLNGIEATTAASAQGYFESVVLKKAAESSLAKQNVGRAEIVSRVWFNDANTSTWFFVPGLLMLVLTIVGVFLTSVVMAREWERGTFESLFVTPVQRLELILAKMIPYFLVAMTGMILCLITGHLLYELPMRGSLILILGTTMLYLVMALGLGLVISAMTKNQFLACQMALLLSFLPTIMLSGFLYDLHTAPLGIRIISRFLPMPYFLQMLKSLLLTGNYWPLIIKNTVALAGFAALFVGAAFHLTRKKVGE
- a CDS encoding ABC transporter permease, whose amino-acid sequence is MNMQRIRIFFTHLYYLGHKELLAILKDPRMRIALIMPVFTQGLLFGYVANYNLDSVPYAVVDASRSEASQSLIAHFDGSPAFSRTATLAVPAEIEPLINSETILMALIIPADFEARLARGETAPVEVITDGRNALTSTLATGYAAAIIARWNAERLHAAPAITLTSRTWYNENQITRWTFLPSIIAMISFVQVIMLAGLSIAREREQGTFDQLLVTPLAPVEILIGKALPPMLIGLVQSTLLLLISLFWFEIPFAGSFLTLYLTLFLFILSSTGIGLCVSAIARSMQQVLVYLFVLLLPLALLSGIATPVANMPRILQILTYIDPLRFAVEAVRRVYLEGAVAADLIGDYIPLFLIAAFTLPLAMRLFRSRAI
- the hslU gene encoding ATP-dependent protease ATPase subunit HslU, which encodes MEESMLNEQTPRQIVEELDRYIVGQKEAKRAVAIALRNRWRSRQLDVAMQDDVIPKNILMIGSTGVGKTEIARRLARLVKAPFIKVEATKFTEVGYVGRDVESIVRDLAETAVRMVRQERMEKVQERAAELAEERILDVFVPQPKKSQNPLGKLFGGSDDEEKESSEENKEPKYAAGREWVRKRLLKGELEKEVIEIEIEDSGKPMVGMFAGSSLESMGDNLQDMMANLMPKKQKKRKVSVAAARKLFQQEEAAKLVDMEEVKDAAIRAAEKSGIVFLDEIDKVAVKGQGSGPDVSREGVQRDILPIVEGSTVMTKYGPVKTDHILFIAAGAFHTAKPSDLIPELQGRFPIRVELKSLQKEDFQRILTEPQNALLKQYKALLATEGIALDFADDAIERLAQIACDVNAQTENIGARRLHTILEKLLEDLSFDAPEMEEKEVRVDAAYVDKKLKDIAVNRDLSQFIL
- the hslV gene encoding ATP-dependent protease subunit HslV, whose amino-acid sequence is MEQTFHATTIVAVRQKGKTAIAGDGQVTFGQSAIMKSTARKVRRLYHGKVVAGFAGSVADAFTLFEKFEAKLEEFNGNLMRASVELAKEWRTDRVLRKLEALLLVADAETLLMISGGGEVIEPDGDVAAIGSGGFYALAAARALVKHTEMEAAEIAKEALTLAADICVFTNHNIKVEELD